One endosymbiont of Galathealinum brachiosum genomic window, ATTTTCTTCTGTCTTAGCTTCTTTGCCATCAGCTTCGCCTGCTTTCTGTCTGGCATTGCGGGTACATATACCCAGTATCTGTGTTTCTCTGATTCCTGCCGTTTTCTAACCGATACATCCGTTACATATTCAGCTATCGATTCACGCAATTGCTGCATAATGCTTTTATCTTTAAACGGCCCCAGAGTAAAACATGACACTTGCTCTGACTTAATTTGCTCAATATTTTCATCCAACTGCAAATCTGCCGTAATATCTGTTTTTTCATCTTTAACACTCTGTAACGACTCTTCTATACTCTTCACTTCATCAACGTCGCCTTCATCCAATAACTCTAACACCTTAAGACCTTCAGCCATTGGCAGAATAACACCCCCTACGCCTACTGGAGACAAATATTGCCAGCCTGCATAAAGTAAATTTAAAATAACTATAAATACCAGTAAAATACGCATATCGTTAAACAGCTAACTCTCTATTTTTTAATTTCAGTTGAAGCAGTATACAACCCCTGCAAAACTAGAAATGGATTATGACTATTTTCATATGTAATCGCACTTGAAACCCAGCCCCCATCACCACCTGTCACAATGCAGTGTATTTTCATACTTGCACATTTCAAATGCGAATCAATTATTGCTGACAAACCACCAGCAATTACCTGACTACATCCCTTTGATATTGAATCCTGTGTTGATGACGCTAATCCTGTGACATCATCATTGCTATGGTTTTTTTCTGAATACTCAATATTTTCCGCACCTGTTACCAGCGAGTTAATCATTGTGCGATATCCTGGCATTATTAACCCACCCAGATGCTGCCCGCTATCACTAATGACATCCAGTGTAATAGCCGTACCACAATCTATAACACAAACCACCTCACCCTCATTAGCTCCACTTACCCTGAAAGCCTCAACCATAGCCAACCAACGATCAACCCCCATATTCTCAGGCACTTTATATGAGTTAATAACATTACATTGCTTTGCCATGGTTTCAGCAAATCTGAAATTTGTATAACCATAGCTATTTAACAAACCGGAAAAGCGCTTTTTAAATCCCTGCCCGGCCACACAACTGATTTCTACCCGCTCAGAAGCAACGGGTAAGTTAGCATTTTTAAAATCTGCTTGCAGACTATCAAGCCTATACTCAAAAACACCGTGCTCACGTATGACGCCGTGCTTAAACAACGCCCACTTAATACGACTGTTACCAATATCAATTGTTAGCATATTTTTTTATCTTCAACTTAATATCAGCTGCATAATACGTTTTTTCTTCTTCATTTATAATTACTCGAAGAGAATGATCGTTACCGTACCCCAATACCTTTGCCTCAACCTCTTCGTCTTCTGTTTTAATAAATACCTTGCGACCGGTAAGCAAGTCTAATTTATTCCAGTCTCTCTCAAATGACATGAAGCCAGACGATTTATACTCCAGCAAACACTCAACCAGAACATTGAACAGCTTTGCCACCAGGTCATTTCTACCATTTAATTCCAGATCAGCTAAGCTTTTATTGTGATTAGAACCTTTCGCTGTTAACGCAGTCAAAAGATCTATCCACGGTTGATCAATTTTTTTTGATGCCGATTCTGGCATGTCAATATTTAAACCCAAACCCACAACAACATACATCTTACTGGAACTGATACGT contains:
- a CDS encoding biotin--[acetyl-CoA-carboxylase] ligase, whose protein sequence is MAEKFKLDDKLEKGSVCKYLIEPALSKITRLLVLDTVTSTNDEVMRVLQQGVGGFVGCVTNHQSKGRGRDGKVWQSPANANVYMSIGCEFDVSQVGEVGGLSLACGVAVARLMSKIGVNVDLKWPNDILLNDKKLAGLLIETRISSSKMYVVVGLGLNIDMPESASKKIDQPWIDLLTALTAKGSNHNKSLADLELNGRNDLVAKLFNVLVECLLEYKSSGFMSFERDWNKLDLLTGRKVFIKTEDEEVEAKVLGYGNDHSLRVIINEEEKTYYAADIKLKIKKYANN